Within Acanthochromis polyacanthus isolate Apoly-LR-REF ecotype Palm Island chromosome 3, KAUST_Apoly_ChrSc, whole genome shotgun sequence, the genomic segment ACTGAGTGAGATTCAGCGCTTAGCAAAAGCAACGGAATGCCTCCACACTGCATTCAATCAGCGAGCTTTAGGGCTAATGCTAACAGACAGCTACATTAGACACCAACACCGGCGTCTAGTTAAACGACTGAAGTTACATTTGTTTAGCATGTTACTGGACTTAAATAAAACGTGAAGTAATACAAACATCGTCTTTAATAATAACACTATTGTTATAATGTTTAACTCGCAGCGGCCGTTAGCACGAACAGAGCGTCAGGCCTCAAACATACAGTCAATCTGACAGAAAACTACTAACATATCTcgacacaaatacaaaataaaagtaaaatacagCTCATGTTGTGAAATACAACACTATATGCGTCTGATTGTTCAAAAGCGAGCTATAAATATGTTTAATAGACGCAGATGGAGTTAGATGAAACCCAAGAAATAATCTTTCGGCTATCCTCACCTCGCCGGTAGCAgaggaaaggaggaaggaaggacgTCACCACGCAGTTGTAGAGCACGTAGGGCACGTCATCAGGCATTACGAATCAATTGACGAACTTGTTTATGATAAGGATTTTGAAAGTATAGTGAGATTATAGATAGaaaagcaaaactttttttttttttacaaaaatggaGCAAATACCATTTGACTCTATGTGCGGTAAAGTCGTTTTACGTTCAATGGCTATTAGCAACATGTGATGCTATTTGGCTCTGCTATGTTCATGTCACATCGTACAAACCGAAATTACAGATAACCAAATATGTAAAACGCTTACGCCGGTCTCTTAAACTGTGTTATTACTGCTACCTATGCAAGAGAGTTGAAGTTATTGTGTGTCAAAATGGTTCCAGATCCAATTTCGCAGATAAATCATATTCACTATTATAATTCTGCAccttaaaaaatgattttacgTTATTTAATTCTGATTTCACTTGTTGAACAGTCTATGTACACGTTTTTGTTCACTATGACTACTTTCTAATCATTTCTAATATAACAGCCGTTAAATttagttctttctgttttgttttgtctcctgcTTTATATGCCCAGTCCtcaaatgaaatgtattttcaacCTTATTAGGATTTACCAcgataattttattttttaaaaaaatgtttaattaatacACATATTTGCTAATTTCGAGAAATTGGCTGATGTTGAAATGGTGAGAAAACCCTGAAATTGTCATAACAAGATGTTTCTCTGTCTTCCTCACTCTGCCATCGTGCCTTGAATGCAGGATCAGACCAAAGCAGCCGCTCGCCGAGGCTCGTTGCCAATGACAGCCGCTTGCTAGCTAAAGTCATGGCGCTGCTCAAACAAAGTTGCTGCGTAGCTGGTCGTTTCTCCACAAACCATCTTTGGCTGAGTCCCAGATGTGTCCCACATGTGAGTATTTCAACTCGTATAATCCTTAAAAACAAACGTCGCTGTCGTGAGTGATTCACTGACCAGAGCTGGTCACGGGCCTGGAGTTAACTACAGCCTGGTCTGTTTGGTAACTGAGGAGCTGCTGTCAGGATGTTTGTGGCTTCAATAATGAGatatttgtttgtgtcagtgAACTAACCTGAAGCAGTGAACTAACCGTCAGTGTTCCTGTATAGGTTTACACCAGCAGCCTGACAACTGCAGCCAAATCCTCCccagacagaaaagacagaaagaaggagCTGCTGAGCGATGACGGACCTGatctgcaggactttatttCAGGGGAACTGTCAGAGAAAAGCAAGTGGGCAGAGTACAGAGGCACCCTGAAGAGACAGAAGGGAGAGAGGTAAGGCAGCTTCCTGTAATCCAACCATATTCAGATGTAGTGTCTCCACTGTGGGTTAAATATCATAAATGAAGTAGAACTAAACGCTTTAAACATGCTGGTGAACTTCTTGATCCAGACGTTAAAATGAAGCATCAATAGTGTTGTGTTCACACAGCATTTATCTAGTGATAGGAAGCAGAAAGTGGGACTTTTCAGCTTCTAGAAGTTCAAGACAAGTGGTCGGTCTTTGTTATCTGAGGTATTCAAAGCCCATGTGAGACAAAGCCTTATCTGAATGTGCCGAGCTGAGTCAGCTCTAAGTGTCTTTGCTGTCAGAATTGACTTATTTGGTCAAATACATGAAATATTTtagcatgaagaaaacatggaagGATAATAAAACTTTGAACACAAGCAGATGATGCTTCCATCTCTTACTATCCCAAATTTCATCAACGATTCAAGATGTTGTCTCTGTTCACGCAGTCGAAAACATGGATAAATGTGTAATTATCCTAATATTTACTCCCATCATGTATTTTAATGTGAAGGGCAGAGTTTTAGGAACCCTTTTCGTAAAATGCCTCTACAGTTTACCACCACACGCTACGACCTTACTAGAATGAAATATCTCTTTACTGTCAGCatccacaaaaactgaaaatgtataaGGTTGGTAGAAGTAGAATTCATGACAGAactgttttattggattgttttAAAATGCGCAGTTGTTTCCTCCCCAAATTCTCTGTGAACGTGTACTGTAAGAAGGAGATCGGCAATTATTTtagctgattttcactgaaggCTGAATCTATTCCAGGATGCATGTAGGTTTTCCATTTGTAGTTTATCATATCCAGAGCATTCTCTGTGTTGCAGAACAAGAGTAAAGGATAAAATCGATTAGATGTTACCTGGACATGTTGGTTGGTGGATTTAGATTACAAGTTTTTTCTGTAAAGATGAAGCAGACGTTACACCTTATGTCAGGAGGTCAAATGTTTTCCCTGTAGGGCTAAATTTAGCTTGTTGGCTACTATTTGCATACTGTATTGACATTAGACAGCCATCAGCTAATTTTCAGTAATGCTTTTCGTAGCTCTGGCTGTATTAGAACATTTAATGCAACACAGGGCATTATTTAGTAGAACTGCTTTAAGGcagtttggatgtttaaaaCTTTTGAGCTTCAGTTTTTCTGATGATTTTCCAGGTGACATTTCCATCTAGGTATTTAATCTATACATTAGAATTTCACACAAGTTACTGTTGTATAATGTACAGAAACATGTAAAAGACTTCATCCGTATGATCCACGCCTGTTTAGACTGGTCCACTTTACAGATTTGGTGACTGACTCTGCTGTCGTCTCAGGCTGCGTCTTCCTCCATGGCTGAAGACGGAGATCCCCATCGGAAAGAACTTCAACAGGCTGAAGAACACGCTGAGAGACCTCAACCTGCACACAGTAAGTTTCATGAGATGTAACTAACGATGCTACAAACACACTGAGACTTTGCAAGTCATGGTATGACTCAGCAGATTTACATTGACACTGcttcttgcttctttttttttttttaagatttaaagGTTTCATTGTCATATGCAGCAATAAAGAAATTGTCAATGTAAAGAAACTCTTCACTAACTTTGTCGTTACCTCGTGCTTAGGCTCACCTGTTTACTAAACGCACTCATTATCGCTTGCATCAACTCATATCTACTGAGATAGACAAACAATTAACATATAAAGACTTGTGCAAATCAAATATGTACAAAAACTGTGCGaaagacttgaaattttaacatttttggtgtCATGCTTGCCAGAGTtgaaaagcatttattttgcagtttatCAATTTATAGAATAGGCCAAAGAGGAGTTCTATGGATGTAGTGGAAGAGGACATGAGgttagttggtgtgagagaagaggatgtaGAGGATACGGTTAGATGGAAGCAGATGATTTGCTGTGgtgaaaggaagagaagaaagaagatcAATTTATAGAATAATTCTTAGTGCTAGTGATTAGGAGGTCAGGTGTAAAGATCTTGTGTCAGTTCTTGTACCTTTGCAGACGaggcctctgtgtgtgtttcctcagGTGTGTGAGGAGGCCAGGTGTCCAAACATCGGTGAATGTTGGGGAGGAGGAGAGTATGCCACAGCAACAGCCACCATCATGGTGAGTCTCTGCTGCATCGAGTTTCTGTTAAAGAAAAGTTCAGAGATTTCACCAAAGAGTCACTTCAGAGTGTCTTTCCATGTATACTTGCCTTAACAAATAACCTCTCTATATGTAGCTGATGGGAGACACATGTACCCGTGGGTGCAGGTTCTGCTCAGTAAAGACATCCCGTAAGCCCCCACCTCTGGACCCAGACGAGCCGTACAACACAGCCAAGGCCATCGCTGCCTGGGGGCTGGACTATGTGGTCCTCACCTCAGTCGACAGAGATGGTAATggattcttcttttctt encodes:
- the lias gene encoding lipoyl synthase, mitochondrial, whose product is MALLKQSCCVAGRFSTNHLWLSPRCVPHVYTSSLTTAAKSSPDRKDRKKELLSDDGPDLQDFISGELSEKSKWAEYRGTLKRQKGERLRLPPWLKTEIPIGKNFNRLKNTLRDLNLHTVCEEARCPNIGECWGGGEYATATATIMLMGDTCTRGCRFCSVKTSRKPPPLDPDEPYNTAKAIAAWGLDYVVLTSVDRDDIADGGAEHFAKTVSNLKERNPQILVECLTPDFRGDLAAVEKIALSGLDVYAHNVETVRELQRFVRDPRANIDQSLSVLKHAKKVNPSVLTKTSIMLGLGESDQQIMNTLTELREAGVDCLTLGQYMQPTKRHLKVEEYVTPEKFAHWEKVGNEMGFVYTASGPLVRSSYKAGEFFLKNLLEKRKAEVPIAE